The Halorientalis sp. IM1011 genome window below encodes:
- the rocF gene encoding arginase, with protein MDRNVRIVGVPMDLGADRRGVDMGPSAIRYAGLAEEIEGLNVACTDWGDVHVPRPEGSDPDAGTPDTGDAKFLGETETVCTRLAHEVADTVEEGDVPLVLGGDHSIAVGTAGGVSREAETGILWFDAHGDFNTPATTPSGNVHGMSLAAILGKGIFADTDWAPAPNVSEENVALVGLRSVDEGERENIRESDVTAYTMTDVDARGVTEVVTEALDIASDGTDGVHVSLDLDWLDPTEAPGVGTPVRGGVSYREAHAAMELIAERTAEAGRLSSMELVEVNPILDQHNQTAELAVELAASALGKVIL; from the coding sequence ATGGACCGCAACGTGCGGATCGTCGGCGTCCCGATGGACCTCGGGGCGGACCGACGCGGCGTCGACATGGGTCCCTCGGCCATCCGATACGCGGGCCTCGCCGAGGAGATCGAGGGCCTGAACGTGGCTTGCACCGACTGGGGCGACGTACACGTCCCGCGGCCCGAGGGGAGCGACCCCGACGCCGGCACGCCGGACACGGGCGACGCCAAGTTCCTCGGCGAGACCGAGACCGTCTGTACTCGCCTCGCCCACGAGGTCGCCGACACCGTCGAAGAGGGGGACGTACCGCTGGTTCTGGGCGGTGACCACTCGATCGCTGTCGGGACCGCGGGTGGCGTCTCCCGCGAAGCCGAGACCGGCATCCTCTGGTTCGACGCCCACGGCGACTTCAACACGCCAGCGACGACGCCCAGCGGCAACGTCCACGGGATGAGCCTCGCCGCCATCCTCGGGAAAGGAATCTTCGCCGACACCGACTGGGCACCGGCTCCGAACGTCTCCGAGGAGAACGTCGCCCTGGTCGGCCTGCGCAGCGTCGACGAGGGCGAGCGGGAGAACATCCGCGAGAGCGACGTGACCGCGTACACGATGACCGACGTCGACGCCCGCGGCGTCACGGAGGTGGTCACCGAAGCGCTCGATATCGCCAGCGACGGTACCGACGGCGTCCACGTCAGCCTCGATCTGGACTGGCTCGATCCCACCGAAGCGCCGGGCGTCGGTACCCCAGTTCGCGGCGGCGTCTCGTATCGGGAAGCCCACGCCGCCATGGAGTTGATCGCCGAACGCACTGCCGAGGCCGGCCGACTGTCGAGTATGGAACTCGTCGAGGTCAACCCGATCCTCGACCAGCACAACCAGACCGCCGAGTTGGCCGTGGAACTCGCCGCGAGCGCGCTCGGGAAAGTGATCCTGTGA
- a CDS encoding DJ-1/PfpI family protein: MTGKQILMIVGDFGEDYETMVPFQTLQTVGHEVDAVCPEKEAGDTCKTAIHDFRGDQTYMEDRGHNFQVTETMAVIDPADYDALVVPGGRAPEYLRTHDEVIETVQHFFEAGKPVASLCHGPQILAAADVLDGYEMTTYPAVRAEAEAAGCSWVDEVTRDRNLVTGQDWSDHVEWLAEFLDMLGTDIEHGEPVAPADD, encoded by the coding sequence ATGACTGGCAAGCAGATCCTGATGATCGTCGGCGACTTCGGGGAGGACTACGAGACGATGGTTCCCTTCCAGACCCTCCAGACAGTCGGCCACGAGGTCGACGCCGTCTGTCCGGAGAAGGAGGCGGGTGACACCTGCAAGACGGCGATCCACGACTTCCGGGGCGATCAGACCTACATGGAAGATCGCGGGCACAACTTCCAGGTGACCGAAACGATGGCCGTGATCGATCCGGCCGACTACGACGCGCTGGTCGTCCCCGGCGGGCGAGCACCCGAGTACCTGCGCACACACGACGAGGTCATCGAGACGGTCCAGCACTTCTTCGAGGCCGGCAAGCCGGTGGCGTCACTCTGTCACGGCCCGCAGATCCTCGCCGCCGCGGACGTACTGGACGGCTACGAGATGACGACCTATCCCGCCGTTCGAGCCGAGGCCGAGGCCGCGGGCTGTTCGTGGGTCGACGAGGTGACCCGCGACCGCAACCTCGTGACCGGACAGGACTGGAGCGATCACGTCGAGTGGCTCGCGGAGTTCCTCGACATGCTCGGCACCGATATCGAACACGGCGAACCGGTCGCGCCGGCGGACGACTGA
- a CDS encoding ABC transporter ATP-binding protein: MTAIETDGLTKRYGDVDALVDLSLTVPDGELFALLGPNGSGKTTTIEILTGQLEPTSGTASVLGHDPVSDPISVRQSVGILPEREDPPSFLTPREYLEFVGSVRDLDDVSTRIDEWAERFEFAGLLDTLSTDLSEGERQRVMLAAAFVHEPDLVFIDEPLVNLDPLMQEQIKGHFREYVERGNTVFLSTHFIEVAEELCTRVAIVSDGRLVAERDPRELGEGERLLDVFRTEVNDAAADAPAGPARH, from the coding sequence ATGACCGCCATCGAGACGGACGGGTTGACCAAGCGCTACGGTGACGTGGACGCGCTGGTGGATCTCTCACTGACCGTCCCCGACGGCGAACTGTTCGCCCTGCTCGGCCCCAACGGCTCGGGCAAGACCACTACTATCGAAATCCTCACTGGCCAGCTCGAACCGACCTCGGGGACTGCCTCGGTGCTGGGCCACGACCCCGTCAGCGATCCGATCTCGGTTCGCCAGTCGGTCGGCATCCTCCCCGAGCGCGAGGACCCGCCGAGCTTTCTGACGCCCCGGGAGTACCTGGAGTTCGTCGGGAGCGTCCGTGACCTCGACGACGTGAGTACCCGTATCGACGAGTGGGCCGAGCGCTTCGAGTTCGCCGGCCTGCTCGATACGCTCTCGACGGACCTCTCGGAGGGGGAGCGCCAGCGCGTGATGCTCGCGGCCGCGTTCGTCCACGAACCCGATCTCGTCTTCATCGACGAACCCCTCGTCAACCTCGATCCGCTGATGCAGGAACAGATCAAGGGCCACTTCCGGGAGTACGTCGAGCGCGGCAACACCGTCTTCCTCTCGACGCACTTCATCGAGGTGGCCGAGGAACTCTGTACCCGGGTCGCCATCGTCAGCGACGGCCGCCTCGTCGCCGAGCGCGACCCCCGCGAACTGGGTGAGGGCGAGCGCCTGCTCGACGTGTTCCGGACGGAAGTGAACGACGCGGCGGCCGACGCGCCGGCCGGACCGGCCCGGCACTGA
- a CDS encoding NAD-dependent epimerase/dehydratase family protein: MKDKRVLVTGGAGFIGSNLANHLAADNEVIALDDGYLGTDENLDDEVEFVDASVLDDDLPVDVDVVFHLAALSSLQMHEDDPQRGARVNVEGFVNTVEQAREAGCETVVYATTSSIYGSRTEPSPEDMPVAVNTGYEASKLARERYAEYFANYHDMNMAGLRFFSVYQGYGGAEEHKGEYANVIAQFADDMANGESPVLYGDGEQTRDFTHVEDIVRGIETTADHELTGIYNLGTGDAYSFNTVVEMLNDELGTDIEPEYVENPIPEDVYVHDTCADISKINAATGWEPEIDFEEGIERVCAQYQ, translated from the coding sequence ATGAAAGATAAACGCGTGCTCGTGACGGGGGGCGCTGGGTTTATCGGTTCGAACCTCGCGAACCATCTGGCCGCCGACAACGAGGTCATCGCCCTCGACGACGGCTACCTGGGGACGGACGAGAACCTCGACGACGAGGTCGAGTTCGTCGACGCCAGCGTCCTCGACGACGACCTGCCCGTGGACGTTGACGTAGTCTTCCACCTGGCGGCGCTGTCCTCGCTCCAGATGCACGAGGACGACCCCCAGCGCGGGGCCCGGGTCAACGTGGAGGGATTCGTCAACACGGTCGAACAGGCACGGGAGGCAGGCTGTGAGACGGTCGTCTACGCGACGACCTCCTCTATCTACGGCAGTCGGACCGAGCCCTCGCCCGAAGATATGCCCGTGGCCGTGAACACGGGCTACGAGGCCTCGAAACTCGCCCGCGAGCGCTACGCCGAGTACTTCGCCAACTACCACGACATGAACATGGCCGGCCTGCGCTTCTTCTCGGTCTACCAGGGCTACGGCGGCGCGGAGGAACACAAGGGCGAGTACGCAAACGTCATCGCACAGTTCGCCGACGACATGGCCAACGGCGAGTCCCCGGTCCTCTACGGCGACGGCGAACAGACCCGCGACTTCACGCACGTCGAGGACATCGTTCGCGGGATCGAGACGACCGCCGACCACGAGTTGACCGGGATCTACAACCTCGGGACCGGCGACGCCTACTCGTTCAACACCGTCGTGGAGATGCTCAACGACGAACTGGGGACCGACATCGAACCGGAGTACGTCGAGAACCCGATCCCCGAGGACGTGTACGTTCACGACACCTGCGCGGACATCTCGAAGATCAACGCGGCGACGGGCTGGGAGCCCGAGATCGACTTCGAAGAGGGGATCGAGCGGGTCTGTGCGCAGTACCAGTAA
- a CDS encoding phosphatase PAP2 family protein produces the protein MPGIDRGIGITEFLHEGTDVAVIALFGLLTQLGDVWFLFALGSVLYLAGTELPSVYVDRRHGLFVLALVFAYVALVGAVKALFGLPRPPGAADAPAVAWLPPVLAAVFENIATGTGPGFPSGHALGSTMVWGGVALVLDDLSDRVRFGLASVVVTIVVTSRLVLGVHYAVDVIAGIALGLAVLGACYWLADGGTAPGRVLAVAVAAGIVGVVVDGSGESVAAAGTAIGGWLAWRTVADATPSRPANRRELLGSALVLVAVGTLFGAFYVLDPPVPVAFAGAAVAGGGVVAAPVLGERFA, from the coding sequence ATGCCCGGAATCGACCGCGGCATCGGCATCACCGAGTTCTTGCACGAAGGGACAGATGTAGCCGTAATCGCGCTGTTCGGTCTCCTCACGCAACTCGGGGACGTCTGGTTCCTGTTCGCCCTCGGGAGCGTCCTCTATCTGGCTGGGACCGAATTGCCCAGCGTGTACGTCGACAGGCGACACGGACTGTTCGTCCTCGCGCTCGTGTTCGCCTACGTCGCGCTCGTGGGCGCAGTCAAAGCGCTCTTCGGCCTCCCGCGGCCGCCCGGTGCCGCCGACGCGCCCGCGGTGGCGTGGCTCCCGCCCGTACTGGCCGCGGTGTTCGAGAACATCGCAACCGGTACGGGTCCGGGATTCCCGAGCGGCCACGCCCTCGGGTCGACGATGGTCTGGGGCGGGGTGGCGCTCGTCCTCGACGACCTGTCCGACCGCGTGCGGTTCGGCCTCGCGAGCGTCGTCGTCACGATAGTCGTCACCTCCCGGCTCGTCCTCGGCGTCCACTACGCCGTGGACGTGATCGCCGGGATCGCCCTCGGTCTCGCGGTGCTGGGAGCCTGCTACTGGCTCGCGGACGGTGGCACCGCTCCCGGTCGCGTTCTCGCCGTCGCGGTCGCGGCGGGGATCGTCGGGGTGGTCGTCGATGGCTCCGGCGAGAGCGTGGCGGCGGCCGGGACCGCGATCGGCGGCTGGCTCGCGTGGCGCACCGTCGCCGACGCGACACCGAGCCGTCCCGCGAACCGCCGCGAACTGCTTGGCAGCGCCCTCGTACTGGTCGCGGTCGGGACGCTGTTCGGCGCGTTCTACGTGCTCGACCCGCCCGTGCCGGTCGCGTTCGCCGGTGCCGCAGTGGCGGGCGGCGGTGTCGTCGCGGCCCCGGTGCTGGGCGAACGGTTTGCCTGA
- a CDS encoding rhomboid family intramembrane serine protease codes for MPSRPILSGWLPTVRALSQFKRKFPFTIFLIAGVGWLLVTNGVRIEDVFGPSPSPFNPIFHLSNQFFHASLDHYRGNMLVLVPLGVVLTLLTSDKHVLGVVVGADALASFVYHLGSGPVVGSSGIAFAIIGVLIVRTVGDAMQNASVEWLLTIMVGLFLPFFLVLFVVAVALHGTWVAHFGHLLSFAFGGMLEAAFVLVGHATDERLVLSW; via the coding sequence GTGCCGAGTCGACCGATCCTGAGCGGATGGCTGCCCACCGTTCGAGCCCTCTCCCAGTTCAAACGAAAGTTCCCGTTCACGATCTTCCTGATCGCTGGGGTCGGCTGGCTGCTTGTCACCAACGGCGTCAGGATCGAAGACGTGTTCGGGCCGTCCCCAAGTCCGTTCAACCCAATCTTTCATCTCTCGAACCAGTTCTTCCACGCGAGTCTCGACCACTATCGGGGGAATATGCTCGTGCTCGTCCCACTCGGGGTCGTGCTGACGCTGCTGACGAGCGACAAGCACGTCCTCGGCGTGGTCGTCGGAGCCGATGCGCTGGCGAGTTTCGTCTACCACCTCGGCTCCGGTCCCGTGGTCGGCTCCAGTGGCATCGCGTTCGCCATCATCGGCGTGTTGATCGTCAGGACCGTCGGTGACGCAATGCAGAACGCATCGGTGGAATGGTTGTTGACCATCATGGTCGGCCTCTTTCTCCCCTTCTTTCTGGTGCTGTTCGTCGTGGCCGTCGCCCTCCACGGGACCTGGGTCGCACACTTCGGCCACTTGCTCTCCTTCGCGTTCGGTGGGATGTTAGAGGCCGCCTTCGTCCTCGTC
- a CDS encoding NAD(P)/FAD-dependent oxidoreductase, whose product MTDDVVVLGSGYAGAGAIKSLESEVGDDADITWISDVDYHLVLHESHRCIRDPSIQDKITIPVEDIKSPSTRFVQSEVEDIDTDDRTVELADDSAVDYDYLLVAIGSQTAFFGIDGLEEHAHTLKGLDDALGIHEDVKEAAREASQSDPAQVVVGGAGLSGIQSAGEIAEFRDDHRAPIDIHLVEGLDEIFPGNDPEVQGALRKRLEALDVNIMTGEFIGEVDEETVYIGDETELDYDVLLWTGGITGQDAVSDVDLEQDERNHRINTGMNFQTEDDRVFAIGDCALIDQPGENPAPPTAEAAWEAADHVGTNMARAMRGQPLEDWTFQSKGTAISVGEDAVAHDVKYMPMETFGGFLARNLKKAIAARWIASITGPGRAAKAWPDM is encoded by the coding sequence ATGACTGACGATGTCGTCGTGCTCGGCTCCGGCTACGCCGGTGCTGGCGCGATCAAGAGTCTCGAATCGGAAGTTGGCGACGACGCCGATATCACCTGGATCTCCGACGTCGACTACCACCTCGTTCTCCACGAGTCCCACCGTTGCATCCGGGACCCGAGCATTCAGGACAAGATCACGATCCCCGTCGAGGACATCAAATCCCCCAGCACACGCTTCGTTCAGAGCGAAGTCGAAGACATCGACACCGACGACCGGACAGTCGAGTTGGCCGACGACTCCGCGGTCGACTACGACTACCTGCTGGTCGCCATCGGCTCCCAGACCGCCTTCTTCGGCATCGACGGTCTCGAAGAGCACGCGCACACGCTGAAAGGACTCGACGACGCGCTCGGCATCCACGAAGACGTGAAGGAGGCCGCCCGCGAAGCCTCGCAGTCCGACCCCGCACAGGTCGTCGTCGGCGGTGCCGGCCTGTCGGGCATCCAGAGCGCCGGCGAGATTGCCGAGTTCCGCGACGACCACCGCGCGCCCATCGACATCCACCTCGTCGAGGGCCTCGACGAGATCTTCCCGGGCAACGACCCCGAAGTTCAGGGTGCCCTGCGCAAACGGCTGGAAGCGCTGGACGTGAACATCATGACCGGCGAGTTCATCGGCGAGGTCGACGAGGAGACGGTCTACATCGGCGACGAGACCGAACTCGACTACGACGTGCTCCTCTGGACCGGCGGCATCACGGGTCAGGACGCCGTCAGCGACGTGGACCTCGAACAGGACGAGCGCAACCACCGCATCAACACGGGCATGAACTTCCAGACGGAGGACGACCGCGTCTTCGCCATCGGTGACTGCGCCCTCATCGACCAGCCCGGCGAGAACCCCGCGCCGCCGACCGCCGAGGCCGCCTGGGAGGCCGCCGACCACGTCGGGACGAACATGGCTCGCGCGATGCGCGGCCAGCCCCTCGAGGACTGGACGTTCCAGAGCAAGGGGACGGCCATCTCGGTCGGCGAGGACGCCGTCGCCCACGACGTGAAGTACATGCCGATGGAGACCTTCGGCGGCTTCCTCGCCCGCAACCTGAAGAAGGCCATCGCCGCCCGCTGGATCGCCTCTATCACCGGTCCGGGCCGCGCCGCGAAGGCCTGGCCCGACATGTGA
- a CDS encoding HAD-IIA family hydrolase, which translates to MTYRGVVLDLDGTVYRGGELLPGAAETVDAIRELGLSLCCFSNNPTKTRAAYVDRLAGLEIEIDESEVLSAGTVTTDYLVDEHAGDDCFLIGSPGLREQLVDAGVSLTDEPTTADVVVASWDREFDYDDMTDGLRALEDPSTAFVGSDPDRTVPASGGRSVPGSGAIIGAVAAVADRDPDRVLGKPSPESIAAVEDAIGVAPGECLLVGDRLDTDIAMGERAGMTTALVLTGAADRDDVAESDVRPDHVLDGIGDVPDLLD; encoded by the coding sequence ATGACATACCGCGGCGTGGTGCTCGATCTCGACGGGACGGTCTACCGCGGCGGCGAACTCCTCCCCGGCGCGGCCGAGACGGTCGACGCGATCCGCGAACTGGGACTCTCGCTGTGCTGTTTCTCGAATAACCCCACCAAGACGCGGGCGGCGTACGTCGACCGCCTCGCCGGTCTGGAAATCGAAATCGACGAAAGCGAAGTCCTCTCGGCGGGAACCGTCACCACCGACTATCTCGTCGACGAACACGCCGGCGACGACTGCTTCCTGATCGGGTCGCCGGGCCTGCGCGAGCAACTGGTCGACGCCGGCGTCTCGCTGACCGACGAGCCGACCACCGCAGACGTGGTGGTCGCCTCCTGGGACCGCGAGTTCGACTACGACGACATGACCGATGGCCTGCGCGCGCTAGAGGACCCGTCGACGGCCTTCGTCGGCTCCGACCCCGACCGGACGGTCCCCGCCTCGGGCGGCCGCTCGGTCCCCGGGTCGGGGGCGATCATCGGTGCCGTCGCGGCCGTCGCCGACCGCGACCCCGACCGCGTACTGGGTAAGCCCTCGCCGGAGTCTATCGCCGCCGTCGAGGACGCCATCGGCGTCGCGCCCGGGGAGTGCCTGCTCGTGGGTGATCGCCTCGACACCGATATCGCGATGGGTGAACGCGCCGGGATGACGACCGCGCTCGTGCTGACGGGGGCCGCCGACCGCGACGACGTGGCCGAGTCCGACGTGCGGCCGGATCACGTCCTCGATGGTATCGGCGACGTGCCAGACCTGCTGGACTGA
- a CDS encoding response regulator, with the protein MSEDIRVLVVDDSEFFAEMTAGTLAEDHGMESHWATGADEAMDVLADAEIDCIVSDYEMPGPDGLELMAMVRAEHGEVPFILLTGRGTEEIASEAISAGVDDYILKLEVVEDQQYQQLANRIESAVDQQRTQRRYELLVDNTPDVVTQVEHDGTIVAANPAMADLAGVDRDSLRGADLTEQFPETGESWLTAGQAVLETGESRTFESELDGRHFHNIVVPVDIRTERDTFQLIARDVTERTERARELKRKNERLDRFASMVSHDLKGPLDIASMNAKLLGEEFEEPPEQLEAIQRSHDRMDRLIDDVLTLARQGDTVDDPVATTVGAAAEKVWPYVDADATDLVVETDAEIMADDARLQELLSNLFRNAITHGDADTVRVGTFASGSGDGRDETALAFYVADDGTGIPEDEYQTVFETGFSTAGDGTGFGLAIVQQIADAHGWTVEVGESEANGARFDVTGVEPA; encoded by the coding sequence ATGAGTGAGGACATTCGCGTGCTGGTCGTCGACGACAGCGAGTTCTTCGCAGAGATGACCGCCGGAACGCTCGCGGAGGACCACGGCATGGAGTCCCACTGGGCCACCGGGGCCGACGAGGCGATGGACGTACTGGCCGACGCCGAGATCGACTGCATCGTCAGCGACTACGAGATGCCAGGTCCTGACGGGCTGGAACTGATGGCGATGGTTCGCGCGGAACACGGGGAGGTCCCCTTCATCCTGTTGACCGGGCGGGGTACCGAGGAGATCGCCAGCGAAGCGATCTCGGCGGGCGTTGACGACTACATCCTCAAACTCGAAGTCGTCGAGGATCAGCAGTACCAGCAACTGGCCAACCGGATCGAGAGCGCGGTCGACCAGCAGCGGACCCAGCGGCGCTACGAACTGCTCGTCGACAACACGCCGGACGTGGTCACACAGGTCGAACACGACGGGACGATCGTCGCCGCCAACCCCGCGATGGCCGACCTCGCCGGCGTCGACCGCGACTCCCTGCGCGGGGCCGACCTCACCGAGCAGTTCCCCGAGACGGGCGAGTCCTGGCTGACGGCCGGCCAGGCGGTGCTGGAGACCGGCGAATCCCGGACCTTCGAGAGCGAACTCGACGGCCGACACTTCCACAACATCGTCGTCCCCGTCGACATCCGCACAGAACGGGATACCTTCCAGTTGATCGCCCGCGACGTGACCGAGCGGACCGAGCGCGCCCGGGAACTCAAGCGCAAGAACGAGCGGCTGGATCGCTTCGCCAGTATGGTCTCACACGACCTCAAGGGACCGCTGGACATCGCGTCGATGAACGCGAAACTGCTGGGCGAGGAGTTCGAGGAGCCCCCGGAACAACTGGAAGCGATCCAGCGCTCCCACGACCGGATGGATCGGCTCATCGACGACGTGTTGACGCTGGCCCGGCAGGGCGACACCGTCGACGACCCCGTGGCGACGACCGTCGGCGCGGCCGCCGAGAAAGTCTGGCCCTACGTCGACGCCGATGCCACCGACCTCGTCGTGGAGACGGACGCGGAGATCATGGCCGACGACGCCCGCCTGCAGGAACTGCTGAGCAACCTCTTCCGGAACGCCATCACGCACGGCGACGCCGACACGGTCCGGGTCGGGACGTTCGCGTCCGGCTCCGGCGACGGACGTGACGAGACCGCCCTCGCCTTCTACGTCGCCGACGACGGCACGGGCATCCCCGAAGACGAGTACCAGACGGTGTTCGAGACGGGCTTCTCGACGGCCGGCGACGGGACGGGCTTCGGGCTGGCCATCGTCCAACAGATCGCCGACGCCCACGGCTGGACGGTCGAGGTCGGTGAGAGCGAGGCAAACGGCGCGCGCTTCGACGTGACCGGCGTCGAACCCGCCTGA
- a CDS encoding Rrf2 family transcriptional regulator, with amino-acid sequence MSSIELTPSQKNILQELVNLHRQSESAVKGEDIAEQVDRNPGTIRNQMQSLKALQLVEGVPGPKGGYKPTSNAYEALQVQNMDEAADVPLKHNGEQVPSANVEEIDLTSVHHPEECRAEIKLQGSISEFHEGDTMTVGPTPLSKLRIIGTIEGKDDTSNILILTIDDMKAPVGDVAK; translated from the coding sequence ATGTCATCAATCGAACTCACGCCGAGCCAGAAAAACATCCTTCAGGAACTGGTCAACCTTCACCGACAGTCCGAGAGCGCGGTCAAAGGTGAGGACATCGCCGAACAGGTCGACCGTAACCCTGGCACGATTCGCAACCAGATGCAGAGTCTCAAAGCCCTCCAGCTGGTCGAGGGTGTACCCGGGCCGAAAGGTGGCTACAAGCCGACCTCGAACGCCTACGAGGCGCTCCAGGTCCAGAACATGGACGAGGCCGCGGACGTCCCCCTGAAACACAACGGCGAGCAGGTCCCGAGCGCGAACGTCGAGGAGATCGACCTCACGAGCGTCCACCACCCCGAGGAGTGCCGCGCCGAGATCAAGCTCCAGGGTTCGATTTCGGAGTTCCACGAGGGCGACACCATGACCGTCGGCCCGACACCCCTGTCGAAGCTCCGCATCATCGGCACCATCGAGGGGAAAGACGACACCAGCAACATCCTCATCCTCACGATCGACGACATGAAAGCCCCGGTCGGCGACGTCGCGAAGTGA
- a CDS encoding PQQ-binding-like beta-propeller repeat protein, with translation MIRRPPLSRRALLSGIGALGLGTGAVVAAGDDRSDGSDWPMYRHDPAGTAHAPEASVPREKPTERWSHEFDNMGFRTPGPILYDGQVFVARESLTAFDAASGDSLFRIASDDDGSQFLSTPAVASARAYVTPSLVTASEYGFQAIGVDGGPDLPVIDGSGLARRWSTDEQPDSQLLASLGFGDGRQSPPVAAGGTVFAPDDGIVAVDASSGSVRWRTPVESFASRPAVADGSLYTVSYDGTITEYAVDGGTQRWTASTPAVRQELQPTVANGSLYLAHEAGVTALDPDGGDERWTSGEPDGEYGRYVTPATVTQDAVYAAGSALLGDEDDGLVALDAESGERLWDAPLQSMSEGDDGPAVADGVVLQPDHYTLRAFDAATGEELWRIDRETQVSQPAIGRDGRFYLADGLSIAAYGGA, from the coding sequence GTGATTCGCCGCCCTCCACTCTCCAGACGCGCCCTGCTGTCGGGTATCGGTGCCCTCGGACTCGGTACCGGAGCAGTCGTGGCCGCCGGTGACGACCGGTCCGACGGGTCCGACTGGCCGATGTATCGCCACGACCCCGCCGGGACCGCACACGCGCCCGAGGCGAGCGTCCCGCGGGAGAAACCGACCGAACGGTGGAGCCACGAGTTCGACAACATGGGATTCAGGACACCGGGACCGATCCTCTACGATGGCCAGGTGTTCGTGGCTCGTGAGTCGCTGACAGCGTTCGATGCCGCCTCGGGCGACAGCCTGTTCCGAATCGCGTCCGACGACGACGGGAGCCAGTTCCTGTCCACCCCGGCGGTAGCGTCCGCCCGGGCATACGTGACGCCGAGTCTCGTCACGGCGTCCGAGTACGGGTTCCAGGCGATCGGAGTCGACGGAGGTCCGGATCTACCGGTGATCGACGGGAGCGGGCTGGCACGGCGCTGGTCTACCGACGAACAACCGGACAGTCAACTCCTCGCGTCGCTGGGGTTCGGCGACGGCCGGCAGTCCCCACCCGTCGCGGCCGGCGGGACCGTGTTCGCCCCAGACGACGGTATCGTCGCGGTGGACGCCAGTTCCGGCTCGGTTCGATGGCGGACTCCGGTCGAAAGCTTCGCCTCTCGTCCCGCAGTCGCCGACGGGAGTCTGTATACTGTCTCGTACGACGGGACGATCACGGAGTACGCGGTCGACGGGGGAACACAGCGCTGGACCGCATCGACGCCGGCAGTCCGACAGGAGCTACAGCCCACGGTTGCGAACGGGTCGCTGTACCTGGCACACGAGGCCGGCGTCACGGCGCTGGACCCGGACGGCGGTGACGAACGCTGGACGAGCGGCGAGCCGGACGGCGAATACGGTCGGTACGTCACGCCGGCGACGGTGACGCAAGACGCCGTCTACGCGGCGGGATCCGCGCTGCTCGGCGACGAGGACGACGGACTCGTCGCACTCGACGCCGAGTCCGGTGAACGGCTTTGGGACGCGCCTCTTCAGTCGATGAGCGAAGGTGACGACGGCCCGGCCGTCGCAGACGGTGTCGTTCTCCAGCCGGACCACTACACCCTCCGGGCGTTCGACGCCGCGACCGGCGAGGAACTGTGGCGGATCGACCGCGAAACACAGGTCTCACAGCCGGCCATCGGCCGCGACGGTCGGTTCTACCTCGCAGATGGCCTCTCTATCGCCGCCTACGGAGGTGCCTGA
- a CDS encoding cyclase family protein has translation MDFATKQLIDLSVGLEPGVASEPFPPEIEYMDHEAGAASLAENLQAMGHDVDGEEFPDGQGLAWEEVTAIPHAGTHLDAPWHYGPECDGEPAKTIDEIPLEWCCGNAVILDFRDLAAGAEITPEMLDERLADLDHTLSAGELVFIETGADELWGEPEYLTEFPGMGAAATKHLVERGVKVIGTDAYGFDKPFDEMGRRYVESGDEAELWPAHFAGREVEYCQIEKMANLDELPRRTDVPVVTFPVKIESASAGWVRPVAMIEE, from the coding sequence ATGGACTTCGCAACCAAGCAGTTGATCGACCTGAGCGTCGGCCTCGAACCGGGCGTCGCCAGCGAACCCTTCCCGCCCGAGATCGAGTACATGGACCACGAGGCGGGCGCGGCCAGCCTCGCGGAGAACCTGCAGGCCATGGGTCACGACGTCGACGGCGAGGAGTTCCCCGACGGACAGGGGCTCGCGTGGGAGGAGGTCACCGCGATCCCCCACGCCGGCACGCATCTGGACGCCCCGTGGCACTACGGCCCCGAGTGCGACGGCGAACCGGCGAAGACGATCGACGAGATCCCGCTGGAGTGGTGTTGCGGGAACGCCGTGATCCTCGACTTCAGGGATCTGGCGGCCGGCGCGGAGATCACGCCGGAGATGCTCGACGAGCGACTGGCCGACCTCGATCACACGCTCTCGGCCGGCGAACTCGTCTTCATCGAGACCGGTGCAGACGAGTTGTGGGGTGAGCCGGAGTACCTGACCGAGTTCCCGGGCATGGGCGCGGCGGCGACGAAACACCTCGTCGAGCGCGGAGTGAAAGTGATCGGCACCGACGCCTACGGCTTCGACAAGCCCTTCGACGAGATGGGCCGTCGCTACGTCGAGAGCGGCGACGAGGCTGAACTCTGGCCCGCCCACTTCGCGGGTCGGGAGGTCGAATACTGCCAGATCGAGAAGATGGCCAACCTCGACGAGTTGCCCCGCCGGACCGACGTGCCGGTCGTCACCTTCCCCGTGAAGATCGAGAGCGCGAGCGCGGGGTGGGTGCGTCCCGTTGCGATGATCGAGGAGTGA